A section of the Salmo salar chromosome ssa05, Ssal_v3.1, whole genome shotgun sequence genome encodes:
- the LOC106604752 gene encoding DNA ligase 1, which translates to MEETYLLNYPGVKKKILAGGKGPMPHFAPGTKLVFHFQTLLDNFERTVIDDSRKAKAKVPMEIFVGKMFKMEVWETLLTSMRIGEVSEFWCDAVHTGLYPIVSKGMRLIAQGKDPLEGQRHTCGMGNMFHYNTTGWPELDELMRTPQALIFIMELIQVGDPFSYKRESWIMDKDEKMKEVPSLHLQGNALVRQGHFREAAKKYQEAVVLLRIVLSKEMPGDEDYIAVDRLITPLVLNYCQCMLELEEYYEVLEHTSDLIHKHKDCVKAYYKRAKAHAAVWNEKEAKRDFNMVAHLDITLAPLVHKELRFLADRLKEKYWEEKEKYWNCLEQEEKEGKKEEEEKEDEEGEKEKDGESTVTKVKDKEKSKDNSASSKEEVKDVKDDKQNETGWKKAIEKDGTTITATVKDKAKVKDRTANQATMKDETANKRTESTPETQPETNQSAHIEGMDWQQKLRHIMFLEKEGNFLLTEQKYSEATTKFKEALEYVDFIQNKEVCYKDRREDWDSLEKVRVPITLNLSQCLLELRDYQEVVALNTKLLKKHRDNFKAVYQRARAHSALCNEEEARNDFQKVERLEPRLKPIVNQEMKRLGENLRNKHILDKKNYWEATEEKWGLEGTKAKTKARKVKKTVKFQEEKKVEGSVQKEGEAGKTVKEGGSDGVREEKKPEGKGEEGSAKSAEKAAIAEKGGGSGGVEKDSGKRRESVEVERDGQAGVVNRAGDKETDMAQTNEGKDNVATERSGKDKAVKKGKCHLTAAQEVTKGSTGNKGTNESTRSKAIQSESTNRSPLATADLPNPQATEVLSDVAEERVRLDTQINRPNKGEAEESKMNDGSKSEGKRSDEQPCPSEGASHTKSGVSTRNPSFKSKRKHKKKK; encoded by the exons CTGGTGTTCCACTTCCAGACGCTGTTAGACAACTTTGAGCGCACGGTGATTGACGACAGTCGTAAAGCCAAAGCCAAGGTGCCAATGGAGATCTTTGTGGGGAAGATGTTCAAGATGGAGGTGTGGGAGACGCTGCTGACCTCCATGAGGATCGGAGAGGTGTCCGAGTTCTGGTGCGATGCCGTT CACACAGGCTTGTACCCTATCGTGTCCAAAGGGATGAGGCTGATTGCCCAGGGCAAGGACCCCCTAGAGGGCCAGAGGCACACGTGTGGCATGGGGAACATGTTCCACTACAACACTACTGGCTGGCCTGAGCTGGATGAACTGATGAGGACACCTCAGGCACTGATCTTCATCATGGAGCTCATTCAG GTGGGAGACCCCTTCTCGTACAAGCGGGAGTCGTGGATAATGGACAAGGATGAGAAGATGAAGGAAGTGCCCTCGCTCCACCTGCAGGGCAATGCGCTGGTCCGACAGGGGCACTTCAGAGAGGCTGCCAAGAAGTACCAGGAAGCTGTGGTGCTACTCCGGATTGTACTGTCCaag GAGATGCCAGGTGATGAGGACTACATAGCCGTGGACAGGCTCATCACCCCCCTAGTGTTGAACTACTGCCAGTGCATGTTGGAGCTGGAGGAGTACTATGAGGTTCTGGAGCATACCAGTGacctgatacacaaacacaaag actGTGTCAAGGCATACTACAAGAGGGCCAAGGCCCATGCTGCAGTGTGGAACGAGAAGGAGGCCAAGAGAGACTTCAACATGGTGGCCCACCTGGACATCACTCTGGCCCCTCTGGTGCACAAAGAGCTGAGGTTCCTCGCTGATAGACTGAAGGAGAAATactgggaggagaaggagaaatacTGGAACTGCCTGGAGCAAGAGGAAAaagaggggaagaaagaggaagaggagaaggaagatgaAGAGGGCGAGAAAGAGAAGGATGGTGAGAGCACAGTGACCAAGGTGAAAGATAAGGAGAAAAGCAAAGATAACTCAGCCTCTTCCAAAGAGGAAGTGAAAGATGTCAAGGATGACAAGCAGAATGAGACAGGGTGGAAAAAGGCTATAGAGAAGGATGGAACAACCATTACTGCTACAGTGAAGGATAAGGCTAAAGTGAAGGATAGAACTGCCAATCAGGCTACAATGAAGGATGAAACAGCCAATAAGAGGACAGAGAGCACCCCGGAAACCCAGCCAGAGACCAATCAGAGTGCTCATATAGAGGGGATGGACTGGCAGCAGAAATTACGACACATCATGTTCCTGGAAAAGGAGGGTAACTTCCTGCTTACAGAACAGAAATACAGCGAGGCCACAACAAAGTTCAAGGAGGCTCTGGAGTACGTGGACTTCATTCAAAACAAG GAGGTGTGCTATAAAGACAGGAGGGAGGACTGGGACTCTCTGGAGAAGGTCCGTGTGCCGATCACTCTCAACCTCAGCCAGTGTCTGCTGGAGCTCAGGGACTACCAGGAAGTGGTGGCGCTCAACACCAAGCTGCTCAAGAAACACAGAG ATAACTTCAAGGCAGTGTACCAGCGGGCCAGAGCCCACTCGGCTCTGTGCAACGAGGAGGAGGCCAGGAATGACTTCCAGAAGGTGGAGCGTCTGGAGCCCAGGTTGAAGCCCATCGTCAATCAGGAGATGAAGAGGCTGGGCGAGAACCTCCGGAACAAGCACATCCTCGACAAGAAGAACTACTGGGAAGCTACAGAGGAAAAGTGGGGCCTCGAGGGCACCAAGGCCAAGACCAAAGCCAGGAAAGTAAAGAAGACAGTGAAGTTTCAAGAGGAGAAAAAAGTAGAGGGGAGCGTTCAGAAAGAAGGGGAAGCAGGGAAGACTGTAAAAGAGGGAGGTAGtgatggagtgagagaggagaagaagccagagggaaaaggagaggaggggagtgcgAAGAGTGCGGAGAAAGCAGCCATTGCTGAGAAAGGGGGAGGTAGTGGGGGAGTGGAGAAGGATAGTGGGAAAAGAAGAGAgagtgtagaggtagagagagatggacaggcgGGGGTAGTTAATAGAGCAGGAGATAAAGAGACAGATATGGCACAGACCAATGAAGGCAAAGATAATGTAGCTACAGAGAGATCAGGGAAGGATAAGGCTGTGAAAAAGGGCAAATGTCACTTAACTGCCGCACAGGAAGTAACCAAGGGAAGCACAGGGAACAAAGGCACCAATGAGAGTACAAGAAGCAAAGCCATTCAATCCGAATCGACCAATAGGAGTCCATTAGCCACCGCTGACCTCCCTAACCCACAGGCCACAGAGGTACTTTCAGATGTAGCCGAGGAGAGAGTCAGGTTAGACACACAGATCAACAGACCCAACAAAGGAGAGGCAGAGGAAAGCAAAATGAATGACGGGAGTAAATCAGAGGGAAAGCGTTCTGACGAACAGCCGTGTCCATCGGAGGGGGCGAGCCACACCAAATCTGGGGTCTCGACTCGAAATCCGTCTTTCAAGTCCAAGCGTAAACACAAGAAAAAGAAATGA